In the Gasterosteus aculeatus chromosome X, fGasAcu3.hap1.1, whole genome shotgun sequence genome, one interval contains:
- the LOC120809175 gene encoding zinc finger CCHC domain-containing protein 14 isoform X1: protein MVESRSSVQREGVYRWFSSLTSGQRAEFLCGLLDLCVPVELRFLGSCLEDLARKDYHSLRDAEIKANNPADLSGLTNITDEVVRSKLLVSLALLGTDNREAAGVLYRTLTHIDTVINNYGLALNDGRTEEQFLLLFTMASHHPAFSFHQKQVLRQQLGLIQDVLQVSKGGGGGGADQSAAHPSQPHHHYHHHTVSLPLASLSPAACSQACHTQCTCWRKSQTREAGTASGETTGRRGRAVSQDLPAPPLLPPAPPPPPPPLPAGHVQGAAAPAKNRTKTLIERVELRGVSHVSRDATEYVLEASWSDGYVSSVVRTRQEVAALLTQLSEAFPDDAVEEVFPESTELNPSCLTALPCHVLQHHSVQLFFTSARPLSPNCPASPSSPPTAPEPQTCPFTPSSNLDCTVQHRGANRAVYPVASVQPVVSTHSSVSIRPSHHLSSLPLPPPVPPVQLSPLTHPVIAQCSLAGGCDPPSIQPYPQHSQPHSYSLPHLHPQTGGQAHAAHSQAASHSHCQSLSYPQSHSLSRSQSHSQAACPSQPNAAEQNGILDWLRRLRLHKYYPVFKQLTMEEFLALTEEDLNKYDLTQGAKKKLRTQLELQKTQLELQKEMHMEKRPCSGIARVTPSSHVGSSTHGTSTAVEPRVEADAMSQHHPVSADSSSSSGFSSSPCSARGPLCWDSTFDRTRDIHRRVSGLDPAGGGPEKDRSCLFVLNSSCPAGSSRPTAQVLPVQTDPAPLHPPSCSSRLPLGLQQPPYHPQAGYPQTLLSPVSNPARILSSPRKPRPLPFCSEDRTQAPGSGPPAGGAGFLSGLGGGVGVRLENLFPGLNVDGSPAPQDTLVCRGLAGGAVGLMVETSSALTSTSNSLHHVSHPPLQFHLSSSSPLSPSGYYSCSPASFSSSCPATKSAGSGSSGAGGGFVPMATASSVPVAAVPGNTYFPACPLSSPPASPCTGSPLDQSSGHTPSTCVCSSCGCRGNCGAYGALPGYAAAGYLQPFSAGPSLFTLGPLLHLSPLIASSSGAGSAAPPFSYPMMVPPPLYRHSPVSHDQQQSFAFYQPHGIMGNIGQKRAPGSSVSCYNCGGHGHRAEECKQPAMDSAQQGSFRLKYTPQSDSKDLGD, encoded by the exons ATGGTGGAGAGCCGCAGCAGCGTCCAGAGGGAGGGGGTGTACCGCTGgttctcctccctcacctccgGCCAGAGAGCCGAGTTCCTGTGCGGCCTCCTGGACCTCTGCGTCCCCGTCGAGCTCCGCTTCCTCGGCTCCTGCCTGGAGGACTTGGCCCGCAAGGACTACCACTCTCTCCGGGACGCGGAGATCAAAGCCAACAACCCCGCCGACCTGTCGGGTCTCACCAACATCACGGACGAGGTGGTGCGCAGCAAGCTGCTGGTGTCCCTCGCGCTGCTCGGCACGGACAACAGGGAGGCGGCGGGGGTCCTGTACCGGACCCTGACTCACATAGACACGGTGATCAATAACTACGGGCTGGCGCTGAACGACGGGAGGACCGAGGAGCAGTTTCTGTTGCTCTTCACCATGGCGTCCCACCACCCGGCCTTCAGCTTCCACCAGAAGCAGGTGCTGAGGCAGCAGCTCGGCTTGATCCAGGACGTCCTGCAG GTaagcaaaggaggaggaggaggaggagcggatcAATCCGCGGCCCATCCCTCTCAGCCACATCACCACTATCACCATCACACCGTGTCCCTGCCGCTGGCCTCGTTGTCCCCCGCTGCCTGCTCCCAAGCCTGCCACACACAGTGCACCTGCTGGCGCAAG AGCCAGACCAGAGAGGCCGGCACAGCCTCAGGGGAGACCACGGGACGACGAGGCCGAGCAGTCAGCCAGGAcctccccgcccctccccttcttccaccagcaccacctcctcctcctcctcctcttcctgctggacACGTCCAGGGCGCTGCAGCACCGGCCAAGAACCGCACCAAAA CGCTGATCGAGAGGGTGGAGCTGAGAGGAGTGAGCCACGTGTCCCGAGACGCCACCGAATACGTGCTGGAG gccAGCTGGTCCGACGGTTACGTGTCATCCGTGGTTCGGACTCGGCAGGAGGTGGCGGCGCTGCTCACCCAG CTGTCTGAAGCATTTCCTGATGACGCAGTGGAGGAAGTCTTCCCTGAGTCCACGGAGCTGAACCCCAG ctgTCTGACAGCGCTGCCCTGTCACGTCCTCCAGCACCACAGCGTCCAGCTGTTCTTCACCTCTGCCAGGCCTCTGTCCCCCAACTGTCCtgcctccccgtcctccccgcCTACGGCTCCTGAACCCCAGACCTGTCCGTTCACCCCCAGCTCCA ATCTCGACTGTACGGTTCAGCACCGGGGAGCCAACAG GGCGGTCTACCCAGTGGCCAGCGTCCAGCCCGTCGTCAGCACCCACAGCTCTGTCTCGATCCGCCCCTCTCATCACCTCTcgtcccttcctcttcctccccccgttCCGCCTGTCCAGCTGTCCCCCCTGACTCACCCTGTGATAGCACAGTGCTCCTTGGCTGGCGGATGcgaccccccctccatccagccGTATCCCCAACACAGTCAGCCCCACTCATACTCCCTGCCCCACCTTCATCCGCAAACCGGCGGTCAGGCCCACGCTGCCCATTCCCAGGCGGCGTCCCACTCACACTGCCAGTCCCTCTCGTACCCCCAGTCCCATTCCCTGTCTCGTTCCCAGTCCCACTCACAGGCAGCGTGCCCGTCCCAGCCCAATGCCGCCGAGCAGAACGGCATCCTGGACTGGCTGCGCAGACTTCGGCTCCACAAGTATTACCCCGTCTTCAAGCAGCTCACCATGGAGGAG TTCTTGGCGCTGACGGAGGAGGACCTGAACAAGTACGACCTGACCCAAGGAGCGAAGAAGAAACTCAGGACTcagctggagctgcagaagACTCAACTTGAGCTACAAAA GGAGATGCACATGGAGAAGCGGCCCTGCAGCGGCATCGCCAGGGTGACGCCCTCCAGTCACGTGGGTTCCTCGACACATGGCACCTCCACAGCAG TAGAGCCGCGGGTGGAGGCGGACGCCATGTCTCAGCATCACCCCGtctcagcagacagcagctcgtCTTCGGGCTTCTCCAGCTCTCCGTGCTCCGCCCGGGGGCCCCTCTGCTGGGACTCCACCTTCGACAGGACCAGAGACATTCACAGGC GTGTGTCAGGTCTGGACCCAGCAGGGGGGGGTCCAGAGAAGGACCGGTCCTGCCTATTCGTCCTGAACTCCAGCTGCCCCGCAGGCTCCAGTCGCCCCACGGCCCAGGTCCTGCCCGTGCAAACCGACCCGGCTCCTCTTcaccctccctcctgctcctcccgcctccccctcgGCCTCCAGCAGCCCCCTTACCACCCGCAGGCCGGTTACCCCCAGACTCTGCTCTCCCCGGTCTCGAACCCGGCACGTATCCTGAGTTCCCCCCGTAAGCCCCGGCCCCTTCCGTTCTGCTCGGAGGACAGGACTCAGGCGCCGGGCTCGGGCCCGCCTGCAGGCGGTGCCGGCTTCCTGTCGGGGctcggtgggggggtgggggtgaggctGGAGAACCTGTTCCCTGGGCTGAACGTGGACGGCTCCCCGGCGCCACAGGACACGCTGGTTTGCCGCGGCCTGGCTGGAGGTGCCGTGGGTCTGATGGTGGAAACCAGTTCTGCTTTAACCTCCACCTCCAACAGCCTGCACCACGTCTCTCACCCCCCGCTGCAGTTCcacctctcgtcctcctcccccctttctccatCAGGATACTACTCCTGCTCACCTgcgtctttctcctcttcctgtccCGCCACAAAATCCGCTGGCTCCGGCAGTAGTGGCGCTGGCGGCGGCTTTGTTCCCATGGCCACCGCAAGCAGCGTTCCCGTGGCCGCGGTGCCAGGCAACACATATTTCCCGGCCTGTCCTCTCTCCAGTCCCCCCGCTTCGCCATGCACTGGCTCGCCTCTAGATCAGAGCTCAGGCCACACCCCCTCCACGTGTGTTTGCAGTTCCTGCGGTTGTCGGGGTAACTGTGGTGCCTACGGGGCGTTGCCTGGGTACGCGGCGGCCGGCTACCTGCAGCCGTTCTCGGCCGGCCCCTCGCTCTTCACCCTGGGTCCTCTGCTCCACCTCAGTCCCCTGATCGCCTCGTCCAGCGGCGCCGGGAGCGCCGCGCCGCCCTTCTCCTACCCAATGATGGTGCCTCCGCCCCTTTACCGCCACAGCCCCGTGTCACACGACCAGCAGCAGAGCTTCGCCTTCTACCAGCCTCACGGCATCATGGGAAATATTGGCCAGAAACGGGCCCCGGGTAGTAGCGTGTCATGTTACAACTGCGGCGGCCACGGACACCGAGCCGAGGAGTGCAAGCAGCCGGCGATGGACTCGGCACAGCAAG GGTCCTTTCGACTCAAGTACACTCCTCAATCGGACAGCAAGGACTTGGGGGACTAA
- the LOC120809175 gene encoding zinc finger CCHC domain-containing protein 14 isoform X2, whose product MVESRSSVQREGVYRWFSSLTSGQRAEFLCGLLDLCVPVELRFLGSCLEDLARKDYHSLRDAEIKANNPADLSGLTNITDEVVRSKLLVSLALLGTDNREAAGVLYRTLTHIDTVINNYGLALNDGRTEEQFLLLFTMASHHPAFSFHQKQVLRQQLGLIQDVLQVSKGGGGGGADQSAAHPSQPHHHYHHHTVSLPLASLSPAACSQACHTQCTCWRKSQTREAGTASGETTGRRGRAVSQDLPAPPLLPPAPPPPPPPLPAGHVQGAAAPAKNRTKTLIERVELRGVSHVSRDATEYVLEASWSDGYVSSVVRTRQEVAALLTQLSEAFPDDAVEEVFPESTELNPSCLTALPCHVLQHHSVQLFFTSARPLSPNCPASPSSPPTAPEPQTCPFTPSSNLDCTVQHRGANRAVYPVASVQPVVSTHSSVSIRPSHHLSSLPLPPPVPPVQLSPLTHPVIAQCSLAGGCDPPSIQPYPQHSQPHSYSLPHLHPQTGGQAHAAHSQAASHSHCQSLSYPQSHSLSRSQSHSQAACPSQPNAAEQNGILDWLRRLRLHKYYPVFKQLTMEEFLALTEEDLNKYDLTQGAKKKLRTQLELQKTQLELQKEMHMEKRPCSGIARVTPSSHVGSSTHGTSTAEPRVEADAMSQHHPVSADSSSSSGFSSSPCSARGPLCWDSTFDRTRDIHRRVSGLDPAGGGPEKDRSCLFVLNSSCPAGSSRPTAQVLPVQTDPAPLHPPSCSSRLPLGLQQPPYHPQAGYPQTLLSPVSNPARILSSPRKPRPLPFCSEDRTQAPGSGPPAGGAGFLSGLGGGVGVRLENLFPGLNVDGSPAPQDTLVCRGLAGGAVGLMVETSSALTSTSNSLHHVSHPPLQFHLSSSSPLSPSGYYSCSPASFSSSCPATKSAGSGSSGAGGGFVPMATASSVPVAAVPGNTYFPACPLSSPPASPCTGSPLDQSSGHTPSTCVCSSCGCRGNCGAYGALPGYAAAGYLQPFSAGPSLFTLGPLLHLSPLIASSSGAGSAAPPFSYPMMVPPPLYRHSPVSHDQQQSFAFYQPHGIMGNIGQKRAPGSSVSCYNCGGHGHRAEECKQPAMDSAQQGSFRLKYTPQSDSKDLGD is encoded by the exons ATGGTGGAGAGCCGCAGCAGCGTCCAGAGGGAGGGGGTGTACCGCTGgttctcctccctcacctccgGCCAGAGAGCCGAGTTCCTGTGCGGCCTCCTGGACCTCTGCGTCCCCGTCGAGCTCCGCTTCCTCGGCTCCTGCCTGGAGGACTTGGCCCGCAAGGACTACCACTCTCTCCGGGACGCGGAGATCAAAGCCAACAACCCCGCCGACCTGTCGGGTCTCACCAACATCACGGACGAGGTGGTGCGCAGCAAGCTGCTGGTGTCCCTCGCGCTGCTCGGCACGGACAACAGGGAGGCGGCGGGGGTCCTGTACCGGACCCTGACTCACATAGACACGGTGATCAATAACTACGGGCTGGCGCTGAACGACGGGAGGACCGAGGAGCAGTTTCTGTTGCTCTTCACCATGGCGTCCCACCACCCGGCCTTCAGCTTCCACCAGAAGCAGGTGCTGAGGCAGCAGCTCGGCTTGATCCAGGACGTCCTGCAG GTaagcaaaggaggaggaggaggaggagcggatcAATCCGCGGCCCATCCCTCTCAGCCACATCACCACTATCACCATCACACCGTGTCCCTGCCGCTGGCCTCGTTGTCCCCCGCTGCCTGCTCCCAAGCCTGCCACACACAGTGCACCTGCTGGCGCAAG AGCCAGACCAGAGAGGCCGGCACAGCCTCAGGGGAGACCACGGGACGACGAGGCCGAGCAGTCAGCCAGGAcctccccgcccctccccttcttccaccagcaccacctcctcctcctcctcctcttcctgctggacACGTCCAGGGCGCTGCAGCACCGGCCAAGAACCGCACCAAAA CGCTGATCGAGAGGGTGGAGCTGAGAGGAGTGAGCCACGTGTCCCGAGACGCCACCGAATACGTGCTGGAG gccAGCTGGTCCGACGGTTACGTGTCATCCGTGGTTCGGACTCGGCAGGAGGTGGCGGCGCTGCTCACCCAG CTGTCTGAAGCATTTCCTGATGACGCAGTGGAGGAAGTCTTCCCTGAGTCCACGGAGCTGAACCCCAG ctgTCTGACAGCGCTGCCCTGTCACGTCCTCCAGCACCACAGCGTCCAGCTGTTCTTCACCTCTGCCAGGCCTCTGTCCCCCAACTGTCCtgcctccccgtcctccccgcCTACGGCTCCTGAACCCCAGACCTGTCCGTTCACCCCCAGCTCCA ATCTCGACTGTACGGTTCAGCACCGGGGAGCCAACAG GGCGGTCTACCCAGTGGCCAGCGTCCAGCCCGTCGTCAGCACCCACAGCTCTGTCTCGATCCGCCCCTCTCATCACCTCTcgtcccttcctcttcctccccccgttCCGCCTGTCCAGCTGTCCCCCCTGACTCACCCTGTGATAGCACAGTGCTCCTTGGCTGGCGGATGcgaccccccctccatccagccGTATCCCCAACACAGTCAGCCCCACTCATACTCCCTGCCCCACCTTCATCCGCAAACCGGCGGTCAGGCCCACGCTGCCCATTCCCAGGCGGCGTCCCACTCACACTGCCAGTCCCTCTCGTACCCCCAGTCCCATTCCCTGTCTCGTTCCCAGTCCCACTCACAGGCAGCGTGCCCGTCCCAGCCCAATGCCGCCGAGCAGAACGGCATCCTGGACTGGCTGCGCAGACTTCGGCTCCACAAGTATTACCCCGTCTTCAAGCAGCTCACCATGGAGGAG TTCTTGGCGCTGACGGAGGAGGACCTGAACAAGTACGACCTGACCCAAGGAGCGAAGAAGAAACTCAGGACTcagctggagctgcagaagACTCAACTTGAGCTACAAAA GGAGATGCACATGGAGAAGCGGCCCTGCAGCGGCATCGCCAGGGTGACGCCCTCCAGTCACGTGGGTTCCTCGACACATGGCACCTCCACAGCAG AGCCGCGGGTGGAGGCGGACGCCATGTCTCAGCATCACCCCGtctcagcagacagcagctcgtCTTCGGGCTTCTCCAGCTCTCCGTGCTCCGCCCGGGGGCCCCTCTGCTGGGACTCCACCTTCGACAGGACCAGAGACATTCACAGGC GTGTGTCAGGTCTGGACCCAGCAGGGGGGGGTCCAGAGAAGGACCGGTCCTGCCTATTCGTCCTGAACTCCAGCTGCCCCGCAGGCTCCAGTCGCCCCACGGCCCAGGTCCTGCCCGTGCAAACCGACCCGGCTCCTCTTcaccctccctcctgctcctcccgcctccccctcgGCCTCCAGCAGCCCCCTTACCACCCGCAGGCCGGTTACCCCCAGACTCTGCTCTCCCCGGTCTCGAACCCGGCACGTATCCTGAGTTCCCCCCGTAAGCCCCGGCCCCTTCCGTTCTGCTCGGAGGACAGGACTCAGGCGCCGGGCTCGGGCCCGCCTGCAGGCGGTGCCGGCTTCCTGTCGGGGctcggtgggggggtgggggtgaggctGGAGAACCTGTTCCCTGGGCTGAACGTGGACGGCTCCCCGGCGCCACAGGACACGCTGGTTTGCCGCGGCCTGGCTGGAGGTGCCGTGGGTCTGATGGTGGAAACCAGTTCTGCTTTAACCTCCACCTCCAACAGCCTGCACCACGTCTCTCACCCCCCGCTGCAGTTCcacctctcgtcctcctcccccctttctccatCAGGATACTACTCCTGCTCACCTgcgtctttctcctcttcctgtccCGCCACAAAATCCGCTGGCTCCGGCAGTAGTGGCGCTGGCGGCGGCTTTGTTCCCATGGCCACCGCAAGCAGCGTTCCCGTGGCCGCGGTGCCAGGCAACACATATTTCCCGGCCTGTCCTCTCTCCAGTCCCCCCGCTTCGCCATGCACTGGCTCGCCTCTAGATCAGAGCTCAGGCCACACCCCCTCCACGTGTGTTTGCAGTTCCTGCGGTTGTCGGGGTAACTGTGGTGCCTACGGGGCGTTGCCTGGGTACGCGGCGGCCGGCTACCTGCAGCCGTTCTCGGCCGGCCCCTCGCTCTTCACCCTGGGTCCTCTGCTCCACCTCAGTCCCCTGATCGCCTCGTCCAGCGGCGCCGGGAGCGCCGCGCCGCCCTTCTCCTACCCAATGATGGTGCCTCCGCCCCTTTACCGCCACAGCCCCGTGTCACACGACCAGCAGCAGAGCTTCGCCTTCTACCAGCCTCACGGCATCATGGGAAATATTGGCCAGAAACGGGCCCCGGGTAGTAGCGTGTCATGTTACAACTGCGGCGGCCACGGACACCGAGCCGAGGAGTGCAAGCAGCCGGCGATGGACTCGGCACAGCAAG GGTCCTTTCGACTCAAGTACACTCCTCAATCGGACAGCAAGGACTTGGGGGACTAA
- the LOC120809175 gene encoding zinc finger CCHC domain-containing protein 14 isoform X3, with product MVESRSSVQREGVYRWFSSLTSGQRAEFLCGLLDLCVPVELRFLGSCLEDLARKDYHSLRDAEIKANNPADLSGLTNITDEVVRSKLLVSLALLGTDNREAAGVLYRTLTHIDTVINNYGLALNDGRTEEQFLLLFTMASHHPAFSFHQKQVLRQQLGLIQDVLQSQTREAGTASGETTGRRGRAVSQDLPAPPLLPPAPPPPPPPLPAGHVQGAAAPAKNRTKTLIERVELRGVSHVSRDATEYVLEASWSDGYVSSVVRTRQEVAALLTQLSEAFPDDAVEEVFPESTELNPSCLTALPCHVLQHHSVQLFFTSARPLSPNCPASPSSPPTAPEPQTCPFTPSSNLDCTVQHRGANRAVYPVASVQPVVSTHSSVSIRPSHHLSSLPLPPPVPPVQLSPLTHPVIAQCSLAGGCDPPSIQPYPQHSQPHSYSLPHLHPQTGGQAHAAHSQAASHSHCQSLSYPQSHSLSRSQSHSQAACPSQPNAAEQNGILDWLRRLRLHKYYPVFKQLTMEEFLALTEEDLNKYDLTQGAKKKLRTQLELQKTQLELQKEMHMEKRPCSGIARVTPSSHVGSSTHGTSTAVEPRVEADAMSQHHPVSADSSSSSGFSSSPCSARGPLCWDSTFDRTRDIHRRVSGLDPAGGGPEKDRSCLFVLNSSCPAGSSRPTAQVLPVQTDPAPLHPPSCSSRLPLGLQQPPYHPQAGYPQTLLSPVSNPARILSSPRKPRPLPFCSEDRTQAPGSGPPAGGAGFLSGLGGGVGVRLENLFPGLNVDGSPAPQDTLVCRGLAGGAVGLMVETSSALTSTSNSLHHVSHPPLQFHLSSSSPLSPSGYYSCSPASFSSSCPATKSAGSGSSGAGGGFVPMATASSVPVAAVPGNTYFPACPLSSPPASPCTGSPLDQSSGHTPSTCVCSSCGCRGNCGAYGALPGYAAAGYLQPFSAGPSLFTLGPLLHLSPLIASSSGAGSAAPPFSYPMMVPPPLYRHSPVSHDQQQSFAFYQPHGIMGNIGQKRAPGSSVSCYNCGGHGHRAEECKQPAMDSAQQGSFRLKYTPQSDSKDLGD from the exons ATGGTGGAGAGCCGCAGCAGCGTCCAGAGGGAGGGGGTGTACCGCTGgttctcctccctcacctccgGCCAGAGAGCCGAGTTCCTGTGCGGCCTCCTGGACCTCTGCGTCCCCGTCGAGCTCCGCTTCCTCGGCTCCTGCCTGGAGGACTTGGCCCGCAAGGACTACCACTCTCTCCGGGACGCGGAGATCAAAGCCAACAACCCCGCCGACCTGTCGGGTCTCACCAACATCACGGACGAGGTGGTGCGCAGCAAGCTGCTGGTGTCCCTCGCGCTGCTCGGCACGGACAACAGGGAGGCGGCGGGGGTCCTGTACCGGACCCTGACTCACATAGACACGGTGATCAATAACTACGGGCTGGCGCTGAACGACGGGAGGACCGAGGAGCAGTTTCTGTTGCTCTTCACCATGGCGTCCCACCACCCGGCCTTCAGCTTCCACCAGAAGCAGGTGCTGAGGCAGCAGCTCGGCTTGATCCAGGACGTCCTGCAG AGCCAGACCAGAGAGGCCGGCACAGCCTCAGGGGAGACCACGGGACGACGAGGCCGAGCAGTCAGCCAGGAcctccccgcccctccccttcttccaccagcaccacctcctcctcctcctcctcttcctgctggacACGTCCAGGGCGCTGCAGCACCGGCCAAGAACCGCACCAAAA CGCTGATCGAGAGGGTGGAGCTGAGAGGAGTGAGCCACGTGTCCCGAGACGCCACCGAATACGTGCTGGAG gccAGCTGGTCCGACGGTTACGTGTCATCCGTGGTTCGGACTCGGCAGGAGGTGGCGGCGCTGCTCACCCAG CTGTCTGAAGCATTTCCTGATGACGCAGTGGAGGAAGTCTTCCCTGAGTCCACGGAGCTGAACCCCAG ctgTCTGACAGCGCTGCCCTGTCACGTCCTCCAGCACCACAGCGTCCAGCTGTTCTTCACCTCTGCCAGGCCTCTGTCCCCCAACTGTCCtgcctccccgtcctccccgcCTACGGCTCCTGAACCCCAGACCTGTCCGTTCACCCCCAGCTCCA ATCTCGACTGTACGGTTCAGCACCGGGGAGCCAACAG GGCGGTCTACCCAGTGGCCAGCGTCCAGCCCGTCGTCAGCACCCACAGCTCTGTCTCGATCCGCCCCTCTCATCACCTCTcgtcccttcctcttcctccccccgttCCGCCTGTCCAGCTGTCCCCCCTGACTCACCCTGTGATAGCACAGTGCTCCTTGGCTGGCGGATGcgaccccccctccatccagccGTATCCCCAACACAGTCAGCCCCACTCATACTCCCTGCCCCACCTTCATCCGCAAACCGGCGGTCAGGCCCACGCTGCCCATTCCCAGGCGGCGTCCCACTCACACTGCCAGTCCCTCTCGTACCCCCAGTCCCATTCCCTGTCTCGTTCCCAGTCCCACTCACAGGCAGCGTGCCCGTCCCAGCCCAATGCCGCCGAGCAGAACGGCATCCTGGACTGGCTGCGCAGACTTCGGCTCCACAAGTATTACCCCGTCTTCAAGCAGCTCACCATGGAGGAG TTCTTGGCGCTGACGGAGGAGGACCTGAACAAGTACGACCTGACCCAAGGAGCGAAGAAGAAACTCAGGACTcagctggagctgcagaagACTCAACTTGAGCTACAAAA GGAGATGCACATGGAGAAGCGGCCCTGCAGCGGCATCGCCAGGGTGACGCCCTCCAGTCACGTGGGTTCCTCGACACATGGCACCTCCACAGCAG TAGAGCCGCGGGTGGAGGCGGACGCCATGTCTCAGCATCACCCCGtctcagcagacagcagctcgtCTTCGGGCTTCTCCAGCTCTCCGTGCTCCGCCCGGGGGCCCCTCTGCTGGGACTCCACCTTCGACAGGACCAGAGACATTCACAGGC GTGTGTCAGGTCTGGACCCAGCAGGGGGGGGTCCAGAGAAGGACCGGTCCTGCCTATTCGTCCTGAACTCCAGCTGCCCCGCAGGCTCCAGTCGCCCCACGGCCCAGGTCCTGCCCGTGCAAACCGACCCGGCTCCTCTTcaccctccctcctgctcctcccgcctccccctcgGCCTCCAGCAGCCCCCTTACCACCCGCAGGCCGGTTACCCCCAGACTCTGCTCTCCCCGGTCTCGAACCCGGCACGTATCCTGAGTTCCCCCCGTAAGCCCCGGCCCCTTCCGTTCTGCTCGGAGGACAGGACTCAGGCGCCGGGCTCGGGCCCGCCTGCAGGCGGTGCCGGCTTCCTGTCGGGGctcggtgggggggtgggggtgaggctGGAGAACCTGTTCCCTGGGCTGAACGTGGACGGCTCCCCGGCGCCACAGGACACGCTGGTTTGCCGCGGCCTGGCTGGAGGTGCCGTGGGTCTGATGGTGGAAACCAGTTCTGCTTTAACCTCCACCTCCAACAGCCTGCACCACGTCTCTCACCCCCCGCTGCAGTTCcacctctcgtcctcctcccccctttctccatCAGGATACTACTCCTGCTCACCTgcgtctttctcctcttcctgtccCGCCACAAAATCCGCTGGCTCCGGCAGTAGTGGCGCTGGCGGCGGCTTTGTTCCCATGGCCACCGCAAGCAGCGTTCCCGTGGCCGCGGTGCCAGGCAACACATATTTCCCGGCCTGTCCTCTCTCCAGTCCCCCCGCTTCGCCATGCACTGGCTCGCCTCTAGATCAGAGCTCAGGCCACACCCCCTCCACGTGTGTTTGCAGTTCCTGCGGTTGTCGGGGTAACTGTGGTGCCTACGGGGCGTTGCCTGGGTACGCGGCGGCCGGCTACCTGCAGCCGTTCTCGGCCGGCCCCTCGCTCTTCACCCTGGGTCCTCTGCTCCACCTCAGTCCCCTGATCGCCTCGTCCAGCGGCGCCGGGAGCGCCGCGCCGCCCTTCTCCTACCCAATGATGGTGCCTCCGCCCCTTTACCGCCACAGCCCCGTGTCACACGACCAGCAGCAGAGCTTCGCCTTCTACCAGCCTCACGGCATCATGGGAAATATTGGCCAGAAACGGGCCCCGGGTAGTAGCGTGTCATGTTACAACTGCGGCGGCCACGGACACCGAGCCGAGGAGTGCAAGCAGCCGGCGATGGACTCGGCACAGCAAG GGTCCTTTCGACTCAAGTACACTCCTCAATCGGACAGCAAGGACTTGGGGGACTAA